The following DNA comes from Phytohabitans rumicis.
GGCCGCACCGAGGCCCTGCAGCACCCGGGCGGAGATGAGCAGTTCGGTGTTCGGGGCCAAGCCGCCGAGCAGCGAGGCGGCGATGAACACCACCAAGCCGAGGCGGAACATCCGCCGCCGGCCATAGAGGTCGCCCGCCCGGCCGCCCAGCAGCAGCAACCCGCCGAAGGCCAGCACGTAGGAGTTGACGACCCACGACAGGCCCGAGGCCGACACCTCGAGGTCCTTCTGGATGCTCGGCAGCGCGATGTTCGTGATCGTGCCGTCCAACACCACCATCAGCTGCGCGGCCGCGATGACGGTCAGCGCGAGCGCGGGATGGGCCGAGGGCCGGATGGTGGGCGCGGGGGCACCTGGCGAGTCCAGGCGCGCAGCTTGCGAGTCTGTCGACATCCGATCTCCAAATTTTCGACAGGGCCGGGGGTCTCCGACAATATCTCAACAACTGTCTACTTTTTTGGAAGGGTCGGTGTCGGTGGTCACCAGCGCCCCTCACCAGGGGTTACCGGGGATCGACTCGGTACGATCGGACTGCCGACGTACGGAGGTGCAGACATGACCCGGGCCGCTACGCCGGCGCCGGTCGCCGACGGCGAACCGCCGCCGCAAGGCGAGCGCAAGGGCGAACGCACCCGCCGGCGCATCTTGGAAACCGCCCGACGGCTGTTCGCCGAGTTCGGCTACGAGCGCGCCACCATTCGCGCCATCGCCGCCGCGGCCGAGGTCGACAAGTCGTCGATCCTGCAGTATTTCGGCAGCAAGCAGGAACTCTTCCGCGCGGCCGTGCACTGGCACATCCCCATCGAGGAAATGACCACCGACGACCCCGTCCAGACCGTGCACAACCTCATGCACGGCATGCTGACCAGCTGGGCCGCCGACCCCAACAGCCCCATGGCGGTGCTCCTGCGCGCCAGCATGACCAGCGAAGAGGCCGCCGAGCTCCTACGGCACCACATCACCGCCGAGATCGTCGACCCGGTCGCCGCCACCCTCGACGATCCCGACGCCCACCTGCGCGCCGCCCTGTCCGGCGCCATGATGATGGGCATTGCCGCCCAGCGCTACCTGCTGAAGATGCCGTACGTCGCCGACGTGGACCTCGACGACATCCTTCGCCTGGCCGGACCCGCAATCCGGGCCGTCATCGTCCCGGCAGCCTGACCGGAGCGGCCAGGACGTCAGACATGTCACGCCGCTCGGCAGCAGCGCCGCGCTACTGAGATTCCTGCCGTGTCGGGTCGGCCGCGGGAGCCTCGGGGTCGCCGAAGATGGCCGGCACGTGTTCGGTCAGGATGATGCTGAAGGCGGTGTCCTCGAACTGTCGCTGGTCGTCGGCGGGCAGGTGTGCGACGACACGCTGGAGGTTGTCGGTCACTTCGGCGAAGAACGCCTCGGTGATCTCTTTGCCGCGCGGGGTGAGGGCGACCATCACCGCACGCCGGTCGTGCCGGGTCGTCTCGCGGCGCAGCAGCCCGCGTCGTTCGATGCGGTCGACCAGGCCGGTGAGTCCGGGCCGCTCCAGGCCGAGCATGTGGGTGAGCTCGGTCATGCCACGCGGCTGGTCCTTGATGACGCACATCAGCTGGGCCTGCGCCGGGCTGAGGTCGTGCCGGCCGCATACCTGCGCGTAGAGGCGCTGCACCAGGAACGACAGTCGTACGAGCGCCGCGGAGATGCCCCGGTTGTCCGCCACGGTTCCATCCCCTCGTCGGTGTGATCTGACGATCTTACCTTGCACAACTTCGCGCCGCGAAGTAAATTAATTCGCGGCACGAAGTTTCGATGGGCATCTGCAAGGGAGCACCATGACCACTCTCAACGGCACCGAGCTCAAGGCACACGACACGCTGGTGGTGGGCGGCACCGGCAACGTCGGCTACTTCCTGGTGGACGGCTTCCTACGGGCCGGCGCCCGCGTCCTCGTCCCGTCGCGGTCCCAGGCGAACCTGGACCGGTTGCGATCACGCCTCGGTCCCGCGGCGGCGCAGCGCCTCGTGCCGGTCCTCGGCGACATCGGCACCGCCGACGGCGCCGCCCGGATCCAGGCACGGGTGGGGGAGCTGACCGGCGAGCTGTACGCGGTCGCGGCCGCCCCGGCGAGCTGGCACCAGACCGCCTCGATGCTCCAGGCCGGCTTCGCGGACTTCAAGCACGTGATCGAGACCAGGCTGTACCCGCACTACCTCGCGGCCGAGGCGCTCCTGCCACTGATCGCCACCGCCGGCTCCTACACGACGATCAACGGCCCGGCCGGCTTCATCAGCCCACCACCACCCGGCATCGGCGCGATCGCGGTCGCCGCAGCAGCGCAGAACAAGCTCATCGAGGCCATCGCGGCCGAGACCGCCGGACGACCCCGGGTCAACGACGTCGTGATGAAAGCCTTCCTCGGCCCGCGCGGCACCCGCCCCGGCTCCCCGCTGACCGGCGAGCAGGTCGGCGACTACCTCGCCGCGCTCGCCGCGAACGGGACGGGCGTGCACAACCGCACCCTCCAACTGCACGATCCCCGCCAGGTCGACCAAGCCCTGTCCGGGACCTTCGCCTAAGCAGCAGCCAGCCGGCATCGAACCTACGTCACCAGCGAAAGGCTCCGATCATGAGCAGCAGCCAGCAGACCGCCGTCCACACCCAGCGCGGTACGGCGTCAGAGCTCGTCCGGATCGGCGCGGCGACCGCCGCGGCAGTGGTCGTCAATCTCCTCATCCTGTGGGCGGGATCCGCCGCCGGGGCATCCCTGGAGATCGACGCACCCTACGACCTCAACGCGGCAGCGGTAGCACTGTCCACCGCCATGCCGATGCTCGCCGCAAGCGCCCTCGTCGTACTCCTGGCACGCCGCTACCCGGCCGCGCGCCGCTGGTTCGCGTGGGCAGGAGCCGCCTTCGCCCTTCTCACCGCGGCGATGCCCTTCACCGTCGCCGAAGACACCGCCACCGCCGTCACCCTCGCGCTGATGCACCTCGTGGCCGGCACCGCATGGCTCACCGCGATCATGCCACGACCCACCACCCGCTGAGCGGACCCGCCCTCAGTTTCGCGGCCGCCCGCGCGGCCCGGCCGCAGCGCCGGCAGGACGACGCGGGTTCACGGACCGGACCGACGAACAATGGCGCAGCCGTGCCGTCCGGGGCGGGGATGGCGACAGCTCATGCGGTCGCTGCGGTGCTGCCGCCGTGGTAAGCGACACCCGGTGGCCGGAGTGGGCGGCGACTCGGACCCGCCCCGCTACGAGCGTTGGCAGCCGGCCAGTATCAGGTACACCACTACCCGAGCCGGCGGCAGCCGGACCCGCTGCTGGACCCGGCGGGTCGCGGCGAGGAACCCTATCGACCATCTCGAACGGTATGAGTTGGGTCAACTCGCCCAGATGACCCGGCGCGAACACCCGCGGCTACTGTCACCGTACGGATTATGGCAATCTGATCGGCCAAGCGGAGTTCCTGGTTCTTGGGGTTGTCTTGGAGTGACAAATCCCTATACCGGAACTCCGCTTCCTACGCAGAACAGGCCGAGCCCGGCGGCGTCGAAGACGAGCACCGTGAAGGCCAGCCGCTGCACGACGGGGTGGACGAAGAACGTCACCACCACGGCGATCAGCGGGATGATCAGGTAGTTGGCGTTCGTGAACGCGGCCGGCGGCGTGTCGCCGATGATCAGGTCACGCAGGATGCCGCCGCCGAGCGCCGTCAGCATGGCCAGGACCACGATTCCGACGACGTCGAAACCCTTGTGGATGGCCATCAGGGCGCCCGACGTGGCGAACACGTAGAGGCCGGCAACTTCGAGAAGGTTGATGCCGTGTCCGCTGACATTCCCATGGTGTTACCGGCTCACGCCGTTACTCGGTGCGTAAGCCGTCCGGGCGGGTCAGGCGCCAGAGCGGGGGGAGGCTGAGCAGCGTGACCAGGGCCATCACCGCGGCGGCCAGCGCCACCGAGAGCCCGACCACCGGCCAGCTGACCGAGATCGGCACGGTCACCAGGCGCAGCAGGACCGCGCCGAGCGCCAGTCCGAAGCCGACCGCCAGGGCCAGCCCCAGCACCACCGGCACGACCGTCTGCCACACCACCGACCACATCAGCGTGCCGCGCCGGGTGCCCATCGCGACCAGGATCGCCAGCAGCCGGCGCCGCTCCCGCAGGTGCTCCAGCAGGCCGACGAGCAGGCTCGCGCCGACCAGCAGCAGCGTGACCACGGCGCCGATGTAGAGCGCGCGCCGCACGTTGACGAACCGGTTGGCCTCGTCGACGCGGCTCAGGCGATCGACGAAGGCCCTTTGGTCGACGGTCGCGGCCGCGTTCCGTACCCGTTCGAGCGCGTCGCGGTCGCCAGGGTCGGTGCGCAGCCACGCCCATGCCTCCAGCGGGCCGAACCGCGACATGTCGACCGCACCCGGGGTGACGAACAGGCCCATGCCGCGGTCGAAGCCACCAGGGTCCCGGCGGCTGGACACCTCGCGGGCACTGGCCGGCACCGTCCACGCCAACTGCTTGTCGGTGCCGAGCAGGAGCCGGTCACCCGGGGCGGCGACGTAGAACTCACCGTGGGCGCCAGCGCCGGGCTTGGCCACGAACACGTCGCCGTCCGCGCAGCGTTCCAGCACGAGAGCCTCGGCCAGCCCGGCGCAGTCGGCCACGAAGAGGAAGGTGAACCGGTCCGGCTGATCGGCCAGGGCGCCGGTCGTCCCGAGGATGCTGTTCACCGCGGCGATGCCGGGCACGGCGCGCAGCCGCTGCGGGAGCTCCCGCCCGTCGACACTTCCACTTCGCACGATGATGTCCGCCCGCGAGGTGTCGGCGCCGGTCTCGGTGCGGAAGTCGCCCTCCACGCCCGCGAAGAGCATCTGGAGCCCGATCGTGCCGGCGACGGCCACCGCGACTCCGTTGACCATCCGGGCGGAGGTGGCGCTGTCCTGCTGGAGCCGGCGGATGGCCAGCTGCCAGGGCACCGCCCCGCCCCGGATGCGGCGTACGACCAGGTCGATGACCCAGGGCAGCAACGCCACCGCGCCGAACAGCAGCAGGATCGCGCCGGCCGCGATCTGGTACCGGTTGTCGACGGTGCTGGAGCGGACGTCGCCGAAGAGCGGGTAGAGCACGGCGAGGCCGAGCAGCGGCAGGATCAGCCGCCACCACAACCGGCGGCGGGTGGCGCCGGCGCGGCGGGTCACGCCGAGCGGCTCGATCACCACACCCCGCATCGCCACCATGGTGACCACCACCGCCAGCGCCGGCACCGCCAGCGCCACCGCGAGGGCGAGCAGCGGGCTGGGCCGCAGGTCGCCCGCGTTCAGGCTGATGTCCCAGAGGGTGAACAGCGGCACCACGTGCCGGCCGAGAAGGAAGAAGGCCGCGCCCGCCACGAGGGACAGCAGCGCGGTGGCGAGCGCCTCGCCGGCGGCGACGCGGCGCGTCATCCGCTGGTCGGCGCCGACCAGCCGCAGGGCGGCCAGGCGCCGGTCGCGTCGCTCGCCGCCGAACCGCACGGCCGCGCCGATGAGCACCGCGATGGGCAGCAGCAGTACGACCGAGATGACCACGATGAGCAGCGCGAGGACCGGGCTGAACTCGGCGGTGCTGACGTCGCCGAACGCGGTGATGCGTTGGTCGTGGTCGGGCTGTAGCTGGTCGGTGCCGAGGTAGTACGCCAGCTCCCGCGGACCGGCCAGACCGGCGGGGCCGATGGTGCCGATGACCCGGGCGCCGCCCAGCCGAGGCGCGAACAGGTGGCCGTCCTTCGACGCCAGCAGGTCACGCAGCGCGGGAGAGACGACCACCTCACCGGGTTGGGGCAGCCGGGTGACGCCGGGTGGAAGCGGCGCCCGCGGCCCCTCCGGACGCAGCAGCATCGCGTACACCGCCTGGTCACGGAACGCCGCGTCGAACAGCGCCGCCGCCAGCAGCGTGTTGTCCGCGGCGGGGACATTGGCGATGGACGCCGTACGGCGGGCATCGAGGCGGTCCTGGCGGGCATCGAGCGCGCCGGGCACGGCGGCCGCGATCAGCAGCGCGGCCACCCCGATGCCCATGGCGACCGCCGCCAGCAGGGCGCGGGTCCATCCGTCGCGTCCGCCGGCGATCGCCATCCGCGTGCCCAGCAGAAGATCACCCATGACGGGTGCCCGTCAGGTCACGGACGCGGCCGTCACGGACCACGACCTCCCGGTCCGAGTACGCCGCGACGCGTGCCTCGTGCGTCACCAGCACCACCGCGGCGTGCGACTCCCGGGCGGCCTGGGTCAGCAGGCGCATCACCCGCTCGCCGTTGAGCGAGTCAAGCGCGCCGGTCGGCTCGTCCGCGAAGATCACCCGTGGGTTGCTGACCAGCGCCCGCGCCACCGCCACCCGCTGGCCCTGACCGCCGGAGACCTCGCCGGGCCGCTTGCCGGCGACGTCGGTCACCTCCAACCGCTCCAGCCACTCCGCGGCACGGCGCTCGGCCGCACGGCGGCGTACCCGCTCCATCCGCAGCGGCAGGGCCACGTTTTCCAGGCAGGTCAGCTCCGGTACGAGCTGGCCGAACTGGAACACGAAGCCGAACTTTCCGCGCCGCAGCGCGCTTCGCTCGCGGTCTGGCATGGCGGTGAGCTCGCGCCCCTCGTAGCGCACCTGGCCGGAGTCGGGGTGCGTGATGCCGGCCAGGCAGTGCAGCAGCGTCGACTTGCCCGAGCCGGACGGGCCCATCACGGCCACGACCTCGCCGGCGTCGACGCTGATCGAGGCGCCGTCGAGCGCCGGCGTCGCGCCGAACGCCTTGCGCAGGTCGGCGGCGACCAGCAGCTCAGCCATGGGAGCGCACCTCCCGCGCCAGCTCGTCCAGCCGGGCCGCGGTCAGCTCCAGCCAGCGCAGGTCGGCCTCCAGGTGGAACAGGGCGTGGTCGCAGATCAGCTGCTCGGCGAGGTCACCCTCGGCCTTGCGCCGGGTCAGCTCGCGCATCAGCCGCAGGTGCTCGGCGGTCTGGGTGTCGAGCAGGTCGGCGGCGGGCCGGTCGGTGAGCAGCGCCAGCACCACCTTGGTGTACAGGACGCTCTGCAGGTAGGGCTCGGGCTTCTCCGGCTGGGACAGCCAGCGGCCGACGTCGGTGACGCCGGCGGAGGTAATCGCGTATCGCTTGCGTTCCGGCCCTTCGCCCGGCTCGACGCCGTCCACCTCGACGAGGCCGTTCTTCAGCAGCCGGGACAGGGTCGCGTAGACCTGCCCGTAGGGCAGCGGCCGGGTCCGGCCGAACCGCTCGTCGTAGGCGCGCTTGAGGTCGTATCCATGCCTGGGGCTGGACTCCAGCAGCCCCAGGAAGGCTTGTCCAATCGACATGCGAAGCACTGTACACCATGGTGTATACATCACGCGTATACATCTTGATCGCATCGTCTACCAGGGCGTACGCGACGCGTACCACCTGGCCGGAGCTCCGGCGCCCGACCCTCGCCCGTAGGCACACCCTCCAGAACAGTGCCGAGACAGCAACGCCCACCGACACTTTCGCGCCCGCGCGGCCCCAGCCCCAGAGGTCAACAGATCCAGCAGGAGAGGGACTTTCCTGTTCGTACCGCGCCGACAGCTAGGGCAGCCACCGCTCTGACAATCTCCTGTGCCAGTTCGCCGTCAATGGTTTCGCCTTCCTCGTCTCGCAGTTCGACCCACCGGTCGGCGATGCTGAGCAGGTGGTTGTCGGCGGCGGCCAACGCCGTGGTGAGACTCCCGGGCGTGGCCAGAACAACAGGGGAGCCGTCGTCGTCGCCGGCAACTACGTGCGGGCCGCCGCTGGTAACGAGTTCCTCGATGCTGCGGGCTGCTGCGTCGAGCATCGTCTTGTCGAGATTAGCGAGCACGCATTGGGTGCCCGGGCCGACGCGCCGCGCGATCGAGAGCCCCACCCCGCCCACACCGATGACGACGGCGGCGTTTGGCGGCATGGTCATTCTGCCCTCACCCCGCAGTGAACGTCAGGCGACCGCGGTCGATGACTGTGGCTCCGTTGCTGGTGGTGCGGAAGTAGGCGGTGTTGCCGTCGACCCAGATGGAAACGGTCAGCTCGTCCCCGGGCAGCACCGACTTGGTGAATCGGCCCTCCATCGCCTTGAACCGGGCCGGATCGGATCCGCAGACCGCGTGCAGTAGCGCCCGGCCGGTGTACCCGTAGGTGCACATGCCGTGCAGGATCGGTCGGTCGAAGCCGCCGCGGGCGGCGAACACCGGATCGGAATGCAAGGGATTCCGGTCGCCGGTGAGGCGGTACAGCAACGCCTGCTCAGGCCGGGTACGGTAGGCAACCCGCAGGTCGGCGGAGCGGGCGGGGGACCGGCCAGTCGGCGGAGTGGCCGCGATCTCCGCCGAACCCGCCCTCGCCGCGGATGAAGAGGGCGGGGACTGGGCGTTCCAGTCGAGCTGGTCGGAGTTGATCGGAAGGTTGACCACGAGCGTGAGGCCGACGACGAAGACCAGCAGGGCGAGCGCCGCCACGGCCAACCATCGCGTATTCGTTCGGAAGGTCCGGTAAACCAGCACCGCTGTCGCGATCAACGCCGGCAGGAGCGTGGCGACGGCGAGCTTGTCGAGGGAGTCGAGCTCGACCAGCCGGACCTGGGTGTAGACCGTGCCGTCGAAGCCTCGCAGCGAAAGCTCCAGGACGAGGACCGCGGTGAGGAACCCGGCGAGTAGTCCCGCGAACAGGAGGCTGGCGAAACGTGCGTACGTCGTCATGACCATGCTCCCTTGTGGTCGGCGACCCAGGTGGCGAAGGTGCGAGCGGGACGACCGAGGACCTTCTCAACCTCGTCGGTGACTGTCGCGGACCGCTGCATCTCGCGCTGGTAGCGCGCCATGAGCGCCCGGACGAAACCCTCGTCGAGGCCGTTTCGGATCATTCCTTGGGCGGCCAGCTCGGCCGGGACCTCCTGGAACAGCAGGGGCCTGCCGAGCACGGAGCCGATGATCGGGACCATCTGGTCGAGCCGCAGCGCCTTTGGGCCGGTGATCGGAATCCTGCGGCCCACAAGGGAGTCATCCAGCAATGCCCGGGCGATCACCTCGGCTACGTCACGCTCGTGGATGACAGCTTCGGCGAATCCCGCGTACGGGCCGCGGACGGTGTCGCCGAGGGTGAGCTGGCCGCGCCACATCCCGAGCGTGTTCATCGCGAACGAGCCGGGGCGCACCGCCACCCACGGCAGACCGCTGCCGGTGACGGTCCGCTCCACCTCGGTGTTGCGGTCGCCGTTGAATCGGGAGGGCTGGTGGTCGGGGTCGTCGTCCACGTTGATCGCCGACATCACGACCACCTTCTCCACGCCCTGACTGGCAGCCAGTCGCAAAAGCTCCTCGATGCTGTCCTTGGTGGCGCGGGGATGGACGAACAGTCCGCGAACATCTTTCAGCGCCGTATGGATCGCCTCGGGCGCGACGGCTTCCACTCCGGCCGGGAGCCCAGCGTTGTGCGGGTCGCGGGTGACGGCCCGGACCTCGGCGCCTTCCGCGAGCAGCGTTTCGATGAGGGGGCGTCCGATGAGGCCGGTCGCTCCGGTCACAAGGTACATGTTTGTTGTATCCTTCCGCGTTCATATGGATGTCGTGCTGAGTTAGCCGGTGAATGGCTCGGGGCCGAAGCGGCCCACGCCGCGAAGACGGCCAGGGCGAGATAGATCAGGTCGGGCACGATCCTGGGCTGTTCGCCACGGCGCAGGCGCATCGTTGCTGGATTGCGTTTCCTATCGGGACGAGCGAGGCGGCCTGTCGGGCTGAGGCGGATCGGCTCCGGCTGTCTCGGTGGCAGCGAGGGGAGTCACCGGGGCTTGCCGGGTGTTGCGGCAGTGGAGGGTCTCTGTCGAGGTGGGGTCTGCATTCTAGGTAGTGGTTGAGGGCTGGGCGCCGTGCTCGCGAAGGTGACGCAGGGACACCGTGGCGGCCGGGACCGTGTAGCTGGTCGTGTACCTGCCGGACATCCCGGCGGATTGGGGATGTCCGGCAGGTGGAGGACTGGCGGCGGTGTCAGTTGCGGGGGGCGTGTGCGCCCTCGCGGTAGCTGGGCAGCGTGGGTGTCCAGCCCAGTTCGGCCTTGGCCTTGGCGTTCGACACCCGCATAGAGGTGTCGATCATGAGGGTCGCGAAGTACGGCGCTGCCAGCCGGATGAGCCAGCCGGGCAGGCGTCGGGGCGTTTTGGTCCCCGCCACCTTGGCGTGTTCGGTGATCATCTCGCCCCACGTGACGGGTTCGTCGTCGACGATGTTGTACGCCTGGCCCGCCACGCCCTTGTCCATGGCGGCCACCGTGGCCGCCGCGGCGTCGGCCAGGTGGATCCACGACATGAACCCGCCGCCGTCCCGGGGTACCGGCAGCTTGCCGGCTCGTAGCGCGGTGATGAGCGCCTCGGAGCCGGTCAGGCCGTAGAAGGCGCCGTAGCGCAGGGCGATGCCCTCGATGCCGTCAGCGGTGAGCACCTGCTGCTCGGTCGAGGCCATGGCGGCCACGATCGGCGCCGCCTTGCCCTCGCGCTGCCGACCGAACGGGTCGCGTTCGGTCAGAACGCGCGTGCCGTGGTCGGTGAACCCGTAGCCAGGCACCATCGACTGGGTCAGGAAGCGGCGCGCACCCACGGCCCGCGCGGCCTGCAGCAGGTGGGTGGTGCCGGTGGTGCGCAGGCGGTTGGTCATCTCCATGTCGGTGAATCTGGCCGGGGGCTTGGCCAGCGCGGTGAGCTGATGGATCACCACGTCGGCCGACATCCCGTCCACCGCTCGCAGCAGCGCGTCCCGGTCCAGAACATCGGCGACCACTAGCCGGGCACCGGGCACCCGCGCGGCGGAGTTGCGGCTCAGGGCGTACACCTCGTGCCGCTGCACACGCAACGCCTTCACGAGCGGGCGGCCGATCGCGCCGGTGGCGCCGGCAAGGAGGATCTTCATGCTGTGGCCTTCTTTCGTAGACGCAGGGCGATGGTGGCAAGGGAGATCACGGTGAAGACGGCGAGGATCGGCACGTCGGTGCCGTGACCGCCCAGGTGGCGGTCCAGGAAGTGGGTCATCGTGTGCAGGCCACTGGCGACCGCGAAACCGGCCAGGGTGACCACCAACGCGTCCGACCAGATCAGCGCGAACAGCAGGGCGGCGCCGATGCCGACCTGGAAGGCACCGGCGTCGTGCACCAGATGCTCATTGAGGGGGTGGTAGTTGACGTAGTCGACGAAGCCAGCGGGCAGCAGCGCCCAAAGGCCGAACACCGACATGCTGGCCGCGCTCAATAGCACGCCCACCACCACCAGGGGTTCTGGTTTACTTCTCAATCCGGCCTCCGTTCGGAGTGCACGACGACGCCGCAAACATCAGCTCCGCTACGTCGAACCCGCGCGCCAACCAGCCACGGCGACGATGTGGCCGCAGCTGAACCGGATCCGCAACGGCGACCGAGTGGCCATCGGAAGTGCGGCATTCATCGGCGCTCCTACCGTACCGATCGGACGGCACGTGCCGTGCCGTTCTCCTCGTACGGTACGAACACTCACCCGTCCTGTCAAGACGGCACGTGCCGTTCTAGTAGGATGCTCGCATGGCCGAAAAGCGCACCGACCGAGCCTTGGACCGCACCGAGCTCATCAAGCAGACAACCCTAGAGCTGGCCCAGGAGCTTGGCTTCACCAAGCTCAGCATCGAAGCTGTCGCCGCCCGCGCGGGAGTCGGCAAGCACACGATCTATCGTCGCTGGCCGTCGAAGGGCGCCCTGTTCCTCGATGCCCTGCTTCCGGCGGACGCGCAGGCGCTCGATATCCCAAACACCGGGGACATCGAGGCCGACCTGCGCACGCAGACCTATGCCGCCGT
Coding sequences within:
- a CDS encoding trimeric intracellular cation channel family protein, which gives rise to MNLLEVAGLYVFATSGALMAIHKGFDVVGIVVLAMLTALGGGILRDLIIGDTPPAAFTNANYLIIPLIAVVVTFFVHPVVQRLAFTVLVFDAAGLGLFCVGSGVPV
- a CDS encoding MaoC family dehydratase, producing MTTYARFASLLFAGLLAGFLTAVLVLELSLRGFDGTVYTQVRLVELDSLDKLAVATLLPALIATAVLVYRTFRTNTRWLAVAALALLVFVVGLTLVVNLPINSDQLDWNAQSPPSSSAARAGSAEIAATPPTGRSPARSADLRVAYRTRPEQALLYRLTGDRNPLHSDPVFAARGGFDRPILHGMCTYGYTGRALLHAVCGSDPARFKAMEGRFTKSVLPGDELTVSIWVDGNTAYFRTTSNGATVIDRGRLTFTAG
- a CDS encoding TetR/AcrR family transcriptional regulator, giving the protein MTRAATPAPVADGEPPPQGERKGERTRRRILETARRLFAEFGYERATIRAIAAAAEVDKSSILQYFGSKQELFRAAVHWHIPIEEMTTDDPVQTVHNLMHGMLTSWAADPNSPMAVLLRASMTSEEAAELLRHHITAEIVDPVAATLDDPDAHLRAALSGAMMMGIAAQRYLLKMPYVADVDLDDILRLAGPAIRAVIVPAA
- a CDS encoding DUF6069 family protein, producing MSSSQQTAVHTQRGTASELVRIGAATAAAVVVNLLILWAGSAAGASLEIDAPYDLNAAAVALSTAMPMLAASALVVLLARRYPAARRWFAWAGAAFALLTAAMPFTVAEDTATAVTLALMHLVAGTAWLTAIMPRPTTR
- a CDS encoding ABC transporter ATP-binding protein, producing MAELLVAADLRKAFGATPALDGASISVDAGEVVAVMGPSGSGKSTLLHCLAGITHPDSGQVRYEGRELTAMPDRERSALRRGKFGFVFQFGQLVPELTCLENVALPLRMERVRRRAAERRAAEWLERLEVTDVAGKRPGEVSGGQGQRVAVARALVSNPRVIFADEPTGALDSLNGERVMRLLTQAARESHAAVVLVTHEARVAAYSDREVVVRDGRVRDLTGTRHG
- a CDS encoding PadR family transcriptional regulator, which translates into the protein MSIGQAFLGLLESSPRHGYDLKRAYDERFGRTRPLPYGQVYATLSRLLKNGLVEVDGVEPGEGPERKRYAITSAGVTDVGRWLSQPEKPEPYLQSVLYTKVVLALLTDRPAADLLDTQTAEHLRLMRELTRRKAEGDLAEQLICDHALFHLEADLRWLELTAARLDELAREVRSHG
- a CDS encoding NAD-dependent epimerase/dehydratase family protein, with the protein product MKILLAGATGAIGRPLVKALRVQRHEVYALSRNSAARVPGARLVVADVLDRDALLRAVDGMSADVVIHQLTALAKPPARFTDMEMTNRLRTTGTTHLLQAARAVGARRFLTQSMVPGYGFTDHGTRVLTERDPFGRQREGKAAPIVAAMASTEQQVLTADGIEGIALRYGAFYGLTGSEALITALRAGKLPVPRDGGGFMSWIHLADAAAATVAAMDKGVAGQAYNIVDDEPVTWGEMITEHAKVAGTKTPRRLPGWLIRLAAPYFATLMIDTSMRVSNAKAKAELGWTPTLPSYREGAHAPRN
- a CDS encoding SDR family NAD(P)-dependent oxidoreductase — translated: MTTLNGTELKAHDTLVVGGTGNVGYFLVDGFLRAGARVLVPSRSQANLDRLRSRLGPAAAQRLVPVLGDIGTADGAARIQARVGELTGELYAVAAAPASWHQTASMLQAGFADFKHVIETRLYPHYLAAEALLPLIATAGSYTTINGPAGFISPPPPGIGAIAVAAAAQNKLIEAIAAETAGRPRVNDVVMKAFLGPRGTRPGSPLTGEQVGDYLAALAANGTGVHNRTLQLHDPRQVDQALSGTFA
- a CDS encoding MarR family winged helix-turn-helix transcriptional regulator, which codes for MADNRGISAALVRLSFLVQRLYAQVCGRHDLSPAQAQLMCVIKDQPRGMTELTHMLGLERPGLTGLVDRIERRGLLRRETTRHDRRAVMVALTPRGKEITEAFFAEVTDNLQRVVAHLPADDQRQFEDTAFSIILTEHVPAIFGDPEAPAADPTRQESQ
- a CDS encoding SDR family oxidoreductase → MYLVTGATGLIGRPLIETLLAEGAEVRAVTRDPHNAGLPAGVEAVAPEAIHTALKDVRGLFVHPRATKDSIEELLRLAASQGVEKVVVMSAINVDDDPDHQPSRFNGDRNTEVERTVTGSGLPWVAVRPGSFAMNTLGMWRGQLTLGDTVRGPYAGFAEAVIHERDVAEVIARALLDDSLVGRRIPITGPKALRLDQMVPIIGSVLGRPLLFQEVPAELAAQGMIRNGLDEGFVRALMARYQREMQRSATVTDEVEKVLGRPARTFATWVADHKGAWS
- a CDS encoding FtsX-like permease family protein, whose translation is MGDLLLGTRMAIAGGRDGWTRALLAAVAMGIGVAALLIAAAVPGALDARQDRLDARRTASIANVPAADNTLLAAALFDAAFRDQAVYAMLLRPEGPRAPLPPGVTRLPQPGEVVVSPALRDLLASKDGHLFAPRLGGARVIGTIGPAGLAGPRELAYYLGTDQLQPDHDQRITAFGDVSTAEFSPVLALLIVVISVVLLLPIAVLIGAAVRFGGERRDRRLAALRLVGADQRMTRRVAAGEALATALLSLVAGAAFFLLGRHVVPLFTLWDISLNAGDLRPSPLLALAVALAVPALAVVVTMVAMRGVVIEPLGVTRRAGATRRRLWWRLILPLLGLAVLYPLFGDVRSSTVDNRYQIAAGAILLLFGAVALLPWVIDLVVRRIRGGAVPWQLAIRRLQQDSATSARMVNGVAVAVAGTIGLQMLFAGVEGDFRTETGADTSRADIIVRSGSVDGRELPQRLRAVPGIAAVNSILGTTGALADQPDRFTFLFVADCAGLAEALVLERCADGDVFVAKPGAGAHGEFYVAAPGDRLLLGTDKQLAWTVPASAREVSSRRDPGGFDRGMGLFVTPGAVDMSRFGPLEAWAWLRTDPGDRDALERVRNAAATVDQRAFVDRLSRVDEANRFVNVRRALYIGAVVTLLLVGASLLVGLLEHLRERRRLLAILVAMGTRRGTLMWSVVWQTVVPVVLGLALAVGFGLALGAVLLRLVTVPISVSWPVVGLSVALAAAVMALVTLLSLPPLWRLTRPDGLRTE